A stretch of Paludisphaera borealis DNA encodes these proteins:
- a CDS encoding STAS domain-containing protein, with protein MLKPSVQIHNVDGLLVAEFWDCLRLDPAPVQELRNRYEEHVKAGGRPEIVIDLEGIGFAGSAALGNFVALHRTARQHGGRLVFCKVDPTVAEVFRASQLERLFEFVADRNTGIAAANRPQADPAATGNAPEIIADRPRPASPVQGGLSRLRRKKPASDPE; from the coding sequence ATGTTGAAACCTTCGGTCCAAATTCATAATGTGGACGGGCTCTTGGTCGCGGAGTTCTGGGACTGTCTGCGTCTGGACCCGGCCCCAGTGCAAGAGCTGCGCAATCGTTACGAAGAACACGTGAAAGCCGGAGGACGACCGGAGATCGTCATCGATCTGGAGGGCATAGGCTTCGCCGGGTCGGCCGCGTTGGGGAACTTCGTGGCGTTGCACCGCACCGCCCGTCAGCACGGGGGGCGACTGGTCTTCTGCAAAGTCGATCCCACCGTGGCGGAGGTCTTCCGGGCCAGCCAGCTCGAACGCCTGTTCGAGTTCGTCGCCGATCGTAACACCGGGATCGCCGCGGCGAACCGACCGCAGGCGGACCCGGCCGCAACCGGAAACGCCCCGGAAATCATCGCCGACCGTCCCCGGCCCGCCAGTCCCGTCCAGGGCGGGTTGAGCCGGCTTCGTCGCAAGAAACCCGCATCCGACCCCGAATGA
- a CDS encoding STAS domain-containing protein, which translates to MPPADRINLTEVEGVKVVRFHDRQLFDERTVREVAEQIAVSLPNDGSRIKMVLDFSDVSLISSTLLSKLILLQRRVDASHGKMRLCELSPVLQQVFRTSNLDRLFGIDRDLRSALEVLQLV; encoded by the coding sequence ATGCCTCCAGCCGACCGGATCAATCTCACGGAGGTCGAGGGAGTCAAGGTTGTTCGTTTCCACGACCGCCAACTCTTCGACGAACGCACCGTACGCGAGGTCGCCGAACAGATCGCGGTCAGCCTGCCCAACGACGGCAGCCGCATCAAGATGGTGCTCGACTTCTCCGACGTCAGCCTGATCTCAAGCACGCTCCTGAGCAAGCTCATCCTGCTCCAGCGCCGGGTCGATGCATCCCACGGCAAGATGCGGCTTTGCGAACTGTCACCCGTCCTTCAGCAGGTCTTCCGCACCTCGAACCTCGACCGCCTGTTCGGCATCGATCGCGACCTTCGCTCGGCGCTCGAAGTCTTGCAATTGGTCTGA
- a CDS encoding PilZ domain-containing protein, with the protein MQHDEKRAARRANQGSQGPHVSLERRASPRLPAVDERIWAGWWVDDDEFTTTAARLENISRGGAKVRTTVAPDVSQDVWIRLADPSCSDFVQATVLEVVPTPEGDFGVRMVFDEPCPDEFFDIVTKGYYVHDFADSMTDA; encoded by the coding sequence ATGCAACACGACGAGAAGCGAGCGGCCCGGCGCGCGAATCAAGGTTCCCAAGGCCCCCACGTCTCCCTGGAACGACGCGCGTCCCCGAGGCTGCCCGCCGTCGACGAGCGGATCTGGGCCGGCTGGTGGGTCGACGACGATGAATTCACGACGACCGCCGCCCGGCTCGAAAACATTAGTCGGGGAGGCGCGAAGGTCCGGACGACCGTGGCGCCGGACGTGTCCCAGGACGTCTGGATCAGGCTGGCCGATCCGTCCTGCTCTGATTTCGTGCAAGCCACGGTGCTTGAAGTCGTGCCGACCCCAGAAGGGGATTTTGGGGTCCGGATGGTCTTCGACGAACCCTGCCCGGACGAGTTCTTCGACATAGTCACCAAAGGGTACTACGTGCACGATTTCGCCGACTCGATGACGGACGCTTGA
- a CDS encoding serine hydrolase domain-containing protein — MKHVLRPLWLLILASPLSFAEPPGEPAASLQPYVDRGELAGATTLVATREGVSSLQAVGWADRAAGKPMRTDSVFWIASMSKPITATAIMMLVDEGKVRLDDPVERYLSEFQGQSLAAGVVDGRTTLKKPSHPITVREILSHTSGLPFSTDVEKPTLDLLTLAERTRSYAAAPLEFEPGSRYRYSNAGINTAGRIIEVVSGQAYEAFLDARLLRPLGMSDTTFWPNSDQLARLATSYKPASGDPKLEPLKITQLKYPLDDRGRQPMPAGGLFSTASDMGRFCRMILNRGVWEGKRLVSEQSVAEMTRKQTGALPENYGLGWSIDGESFGHGGAYATNMTIDPAGGRVFVFLVQHAGFSGDSGSKILSTFLNAARSSRGEPPRR, encoded by the coding sequence ATGAAGCATGTCTTGCGACCGCTCTGGCTCTTGATCCTTGCTTCGCCATTGAGCTTCGCCGAGCCGCCCGGAGAGCCCGCTGCAAGCCTTCAGCCGTACGTCGATCGGGGCGAACTGGCCGGCGCGACGACGCTCGTCGCGACGCGCGAGGGCGTGTCGTCGCTGCAAGCCGTGGGGTGGGCTGATCGAGCGGCCGGCAAACCGATGCGGACCGACTCGGTGTTCTGGATCGCCTCGATGTCCAAACCGATCACGGCCACGGCGATCATGATGCTCGTGGATGAAGGCAAGGTGCGGCTCGACGACCCCGTGGAACGCTACCTCTCGGAATTCCAGGGACAATCGCTTGCGGCGGGAGTCGTCGACGGCCGTACGACCCTCAAGAAACCCTCGCATCCGATCACCGTTCGCGAAATCCTCTCGCACACCAGCGGACTCCCGTTTTCGACCGACGTCGAGAAGCCCACCCTGGATCTCCTCACCCTGGCCGAGAGGACACGAAGTTACGCCGCGGCTCCCCTCGAATTCGAGCCGGGAAGTCGGTATCGATATTCAAACGCGGGGATCAACACGGCGGGCAGGATCATCGAGGTCGTGAGCGGTCAGGCGTACGAAGCTTTCCTCGACGCCCGACTGCTGAGGCCCCTGGGGATGAGCGACACCACCTTCTGGCCGAACTCCGATCAGCTCGCGCGGCTGGCGACATCCTACAAGCCGGCGTCCGGAGATCCCAAGCTCGAGCCCCTGAAGATCACACAGCTCAAGTATCCGCTCGACGACCGCGGCCGGCAGCCCATGCCCGCGGGCGGGTTGTTCTCGACGGCCTCGGACATGGGCCGCTTCTGTCGGATGATTCTCAATCGAGGCGTCTGGGAGGGGAAGCGCCTGGTCTCAGAGCAAAGCGTCGCCGAGATGACCCGGAAGCAAACGGGCGCCCTGCCTGAGAACTACGGCCTGGGATGGTCCATCGACGGCGAATCGTTCGGGCACGGCGGCGCGTACGCGACGAACATGACGATCGACCCCGCCGGCGGCCGCGTTTTCGTTTTCCTCGTTCAACACGCCGGGTTCTCCGGTGACAGCGGGTCCAAGATCCTGTCGACGTTCTTGAACGCGGCGCGGAGCAGTCGCGGCGAGCCGCCGCGTCGTTGA
- a CDS encoding EF-hand domain-containing protein, whose product MHFSKSVVIVSMIAVAFLSNARADDKRKDLPGPIDSVSDLQDTAKLAFKLADSNNDGLISQKEAVDAGNLLVGGFFFRADANGDGKVSKEEADQARENLFNQRPLLRFVFQRTEQETAQQGQKPNIDQARQNIMNAVDSNHDGNLDATELRQAVQTGVQSLFLTADRNGDGQLDPSELNGAVVEVGRAGLQAAFQTADTDKNGAVSREEFDKAIVNPANVVFRVIDANNDGQITNEELRTGAQLLVRELKNLQVPEPANSIPNQIRSAVENTPTNQPAPTAAARPQ is encoded by the coding sequence ATGCACTTCAGCAAGAGTGTCGTGATCGTGTCGATGATCGCCGTGGCTTTCCTGTCGAATGCGCGAGCCGACGACAAGAGGAAGGATCTTCCGGGTCCGATCGACAGCGTGAGCGACCTTCAAGACACGGCCAAACTAGCGTTCAAGCTGGCGGACAGCAACAACGACGGACTGATCTCTCAGAAGGAAGCGGTCGACGCCGGCAACCTGCTGGTTGGCGGCTTCTTCTTCCGGGCCGACGCCAATGGCGACGGCAAGGTCTCGAAGGAGGAAGCGGACCAGGCACGTGAAAACCTGTTCAACCAGCGCCCCCTGCTTCGCTTCGTGTTCCAGCGGACCGAGCAAGAGACTGCCCAACAGGGACAGAAGCCGAACATCGACCAGGCGCGTCAGAACATCATGAACGCCGTCGATTCGAACCACGACGGCAACCTTGACGCCACGGAGCTGAGACAGGCCGTTCAGACCGGCGTTCAGAGCCTGTTCCTGACCGCAGATCGCAACGGCGACGGTCAGCTCGATCCGTCCGAGTTGAACGGAGCGGTCGTCGAGGTCGGACGCGCCGGCCTTCAGGCTGCGTTCCAGACCGCCGACACCGACAAGAACGGCGCGGTGAGCCGCGAGGAATTCGACAAGGCCATCGTGAATCCGGCGAACGTCGTCTTCCGGGTGATCGACGCGAACAACGACGGTCAGATCACGAACGAGGAACTCCGCACCGGCGCCCAGCTTCTCGTGCGTGAACTGAAGAACCTCCAGGTGCCCGAACCAGCCAACTCGATCCCCAACCAGATCCGGAGCGCCGTCGAGAATACGCCGACCAACCAGCCAGCCCCGACCGCCGCCGCCCGTCCGCAGTGA
- the thrS gene encoding threonine--tRNA ligase, protein MRSKMLQIKLPDGSIKEYPEGTSPREVAAGIGKRLAEAAVAAVANGAIVDLDRPIEHGESNGDPVELRLLTSRDREALDVLRHSTAHIMARAIMRLFPGVRLAFGPTTANGYYYDVEVDGRSISEDDFPAIETEMARITKDAEPFERFMLPVDQARTFVADLGQTLKVEHIDDELHKYGILSFYRQGEFVDLCRGPHIPHAGKVGAFKLLSIAGSYWKGQTDRSMLQRIYGTAFFDKKELDAYLAQVEEARKRDHRKLGKELNLFTISPLVGPGLILWMPKGAIIRGILENFMKTELMKRGYFPVYTPHIGKIELYKTSGHYPYYKDSQFPTLKMPADASAKELLDGLIAGNVDDAAQRVLLGKAGIPERLPDPASETKFTKPFFEMSVAERIGYLEQTCEFEEYLLKPMNCPHHIQIYAAQPRSYRDLPLRLAEFGTVYRYEQSGELSGMTRVRGFTQDDAHLFCTHEQVRGEFRATMELTQFVLSSLGLSDYRVRLSKHDPEDPKYKGAEGDVWRNAEDDIRSVLDEMKLPYDEAAGEAAFYGPKADFIVRDCIGRQWQLGTVQLDYVLPERFGLEYVGADNHPHRPVMIHRAPFGSMERFMGILIEHFAGAFPLWLAPEQVRVLPISDKAADYAQKVLNKLTEAGFRASLDHRPEKIGAKIRDAQLEKIPVMFVVGAKEAENESVAYRDRLAGDLGVMPLSQALARIQTETDERVFHQTATAAAPPPTEESGEQHAY, encoded by the coding sequence ATGCGTTCGAAGATGCTCCAGATCAAGCTGCCGGATGGTTCGATCAAGGAATATCCCGAGGGAACCAGCCCGCGCGAGGTGGCGGCGGGCATCGGCAAGCGGCTGGCCGAAGCGGCGGTGGCGGCAGTCGCCAACGGCGCGATCGTCGACCTGGACCGGCCGATCGAGCATGGCGAGTCGAACGGCGATCCCGTCGAGCTCCGGCTGCTGACCTCGCGCGATCGCGAGGCGCTCGATGTGTTGCGGCACTCGACCGCCCACATCATGGCGCGGGCGATCATGCGGCTGTTCCCCGGCGTCCGCCTGGCCTTCGGCCCAACTACCGCCAACGGCTATTATTACGACGTCGAGGTCGACGGCCGGAGCATCTCGGAAGACGACTTCCCCGCCATCGAGACCGAGATGGCCCGGATCACCAAGGACGCCGAGCCGTTCGAGCGGTTCATGCTCCCGGTCGATCAGGCCCGTACGTTCGTCGCCGACCTGGGGCAGACCCTCAAGGTCGAGCACATCGACGACGAGCTGCACAAGTACGGGATTTTGAGCTTCTACCGACAGGGCGAGTTCGTCGACCTCTGCCGGGGGCCGCACATCCCCCACGCCGGCAAGGTCGGCGCGTTCAAGCTGCTCTCGATCGCCGGCTCGTACTGGAAGGGCCAGACCGACCGCTCGATGCTTCAGCGCATCTACGGCACCGCGTTCTTCGACAAGAAGGAACTCGACGCCTACCTCGCCCAGGTCGAGGAGGCCCGCAAACGCGACCACCGCAAGCTGGGCAAGGAACTGAATCTGTTCACGATCTCGCCGCTTGTCGGCCCGGGGTTGATCCTATGGATGCCCAAGGGCGCGATCATCCGCGGCATCCTCGAAAATTTCATGAAGACCGAGCTGATGAAGCGCGGCTACTTTCCGGTCTACACCCCGCACATCGGCAAAATCGAGCTTTATAAGACCAGCGGGCACTATCCGTATTACAAGGATTCGCAGTTCCCGACCCTGAAGATGCCCGCCGACGCCTCGGCGAAGGAGCTGCTCGACGGCCTGATCGCCGGCAACGTCGACGACGCCGCCCAGCGCGTGCTGCTCGGCAAGGCCGGCATCCCCGAGCGCCTGCCCGATCCCGCGTCGGAGACGAAGTTCACCAAGCCGTTCTTCGAGATGAGCGTCGCCGAGCGGATCGGCTACCTCGAACAGACCTGCGAGTTCGAGGAATACCTGCTCAAGCCGATGAACTGCCCGCACCACATCCAGATCTACGCCGCGCAGCCGCGCAGCTACCGCGACCTGCCGTTGCGGCTGGCGGAGTTCGGCACGGTCTACCGCTACGAGCAGTCGGGCGAACTGTCGGGCATGACCCGCGTCCGGGGGTTCACCCAGGACGACGCCCACCTGTTCTGCACCCACGAGCAAGTTCGCGGCGAATTCCGCGCGACGATGGAGTTGACCCAGTTCGTGCTCAGCTCGCTCGGGCTGTCCGACTACCGCGTCCGGCTCTCGAAGCACGATCCCGAAGATCCCAAGTACAAGGGGGCCGAGGGGGACGTCTGGCGGAACGCCGAGGACGACATCCGCTCGGTGCTCGACGAGATGAAGTTGCCGTACGACGAGGCGGCCGGCGAGGCGGCTTTTTACGGCCCCAAGGCCGACTTCATCGTCCGCGACTGCATCGGCCGGCAGTGGCAGCTCGGCACGGTCCAGCTCGACTACGTTCTGCCCGAGCGGTTCGGCCTCGAATACGTCGGCGCCGACAACCACCCGCACCGCCCGGTCATGATCCATCGCGCCCCGTTCGGCAGCATGGAGCGGTTCATGGGCATCCTGATCGAGCACTTCGCCGGCGCCTTCCCGCTCTGGCTGGCGCCCGAGCAGGTCCGCGTCCTGCCGATCTCCGACAAGGCGGCCGACTACGCGCAGAAGGTGCTCAATAAGCTGACCGAGGCCGGTTTCCGCGCCTCGCTCGACCACCGTCCGGAGAAGATCGGCGCCAAGATCCGCGACGCCCAGCTCGAGAAGATTCCGGTCATGTTCGTCGTCGGGGCCAAGGAGGCCGAGAACGAATCCGTCGCCTACCGCGACCGCCTGGCCGGCGACCTCGGCGTCATGCCGCTGTCGCAGGCGCTCGCCCGGATTCAGACCGAGACCGACGAACGCGTCTTCCACCAGACCGCGACGGCCGCCGCCCCTCCGCCGACCGAAGAGTCGGGCGAGCAACACGCTTACTGA
- a CDS encoding pyridoxal-phosphate dependent enzyme, which yields MPSTPIEVGGDQIREAVERLAPWAHKTPVLTSKTLDDRAGASVFLKCENFQRVGAFKFRGAMNAVLQLTDAQKVAGVVTHSSGNHGQALALAGKLLGVPVTIVMPHTAPAVKREATAGYGATIISCEPTLAAREAAVTAEVEAHGLTLVHPFNDWNVIAGQATVAWELFDQAGPLDVVIAPVGGGGLISGTALAARERSVRTRVIGVEPERADDARRSLASGRIESAGDPRTIADGLRTTLGDRPFAVISRHVDQIVTASEAEIINAARFVWERLKIVIEPSSAVVVAPLLNRTLGLDGGRVGVILSGGNVDLSPFFDALAAKWL from the coding sequence ATGCCTTCAACCCCGATCGAAGTCGGCGGCGACCAGATTCGCGAGGCCGTGGAACGCCTCGCGCCCTGGGCGCACAAGACGCCGGTGCTGACTTCGAAGACGCTCGACGACCGAGCCGGGGCTTCCGTCTTCCTCAAGTGCGAGAACTTCCAGCGCGTCGGCGCATTCAAATTCCGCGGCGCGATGAACGCGGTCCTCCAACTGACAGACGCCCAGAAGGTCGCGGGCGTGGTCACGCATTCGTCGGGGAATCACGGCCAGGCGCTGGCCCTCGCGGGCAAGCTGCTCGGCGTGCCGGTGACGATCGTGATGCCCCACACCGCGCCGGCGGTCAAGCGCGAGGCGACGGCCGGCTACGGCGCGACCATCATCAGTTGCGAGCCGACGCTGGCCGCGCGTGAAGCCGCCGTGACCGCCGAGGTCGAAGCTCACGGCTTGACGCTCGTTCATCCGTTCAACGACTGGAACGTGATCGCCGGCCAGGCGACCGTCGCCTGGGAACTGTTCGACCAGGCGGGGCCGCTCGACGTCGTGATCGCTCCGGTGGGGGGCGGCGGGTTGATCTCGGGGACCGCGCTGGCCGCGCGCGAGCGGTCGGTGCGAACCCGGGTGATCGGCGTCGAGCCTGAGCGGGCCGACGACGCTCGGCGGTCGCTCGCAAGCGGCCGGATCGAGTCGGCCGGCGATCCCCGGACGATCGCCGACGGCCTGCGGACGACGCTCGGCGACCGCCCGTTCGCCGTGATCTCGCGGCACGTCGACCAGATCGTGACGGCCTCGGAAGCCGAGATCATCAACGCCGCCCGGTTCGTCTGGGAGCGGCTCAAGATCGTGATCGAGCCCTCCAGCGCCGTGGTCGTCGCCCCGCTCTTGAACCGCACGCTCGGCCTGGACGGCGGGCGCGTCGGCGTCATCCTCAGCGGCGGCAACGTCGACCTCTCGCCGTTCTTCGACGCCCTCGCCGCCAAGTGGCTCTAA
- the dcuC gene encoding C4-dicarboxylate transporter DcuC → MNLHIWLVLLDLVVVMVLITRRLDVRLVLLLGALPLFAAKSGTAAMVAKMAAEMSNVATIVPIGSAMGFAYVLKTTGCDREMVRLLLSPLKWVPWLLVPGGILAGYLVNTTIVSQAGTAAVLGPILIPLLRAGGLGAATSGAVLLLGASMGGELFNPGAVEMRKLSELTGLTGHQLVARQAPLNFITCGSALLAFWFLTRRRTPIDDPSDEAASIDEPIRIFKAMIPTIPLVLLSADAALGAASPLAAVVGPSKILAAMLIGVALAGAIVPASIRGLAASFFEGAGYAYTHVISLIVAASTFAEGVRQSGLIELMVQALANWPTLAVVATTVIPWSLGVVSGSGIAPAVAIMDFLVPAADGLGLDPVRLGTLAALGAHFGRTMSPAAAVVAMCSRLADERPSELIRHVAFPLLFGMAVMIAVSLLGIV, encoded by the coding sequence ATGAACTTACATATCTGGCTGGTCCTGCTCGATCTCGTCGTGGTCATGGTCTTGATCACGCGGCGGCTGGACGTGCGCCTGGTGCTGTTGCTCGGCGCGTTGCCGCTGTTCGCCGCCAAGTCGGGCACGGCGGCGATGGTCGCGAAGATGGCCGCCGAGATGTCGAACGTCGCGACGATCGTGCCGATCGGCTCGGCGATGGGCTTCGCGTACGTCCTCAAGACCACCGGCTGCGACCGCGAGATGGTGCGGCTGTTGTTGAGCCCTCTCAAGTGGGTGCCGTGGCTGCTGGTTCCCGGGGGAATCCTGGCGGGCTATCTGGTCAACACGACGATCGTCAGCCAGGCCGGGACGGCGGCGGTGCTCGGGCCGATCTTGATCCCCCTGCTCCGCGCCGGGGGCCTTGGGGCGGCGACGTCGGGCGCGGTGCTGCTGCTGGGCGCGTCGATGGGCGGCGAGCTGTTCAACCCCGGCGCGGTCGAGATGCGCAAGCTTTCCGAGCTGACCGGCCTCACCGGACACCAGCTCGTCGCGCGGCAGGCCCCGCTCAACTTTATCACCTGCGGCTCGGCCTTGCTGGCCTTCTGGTTCCTGACCCGTCGCCGGACGCCGATCGACGATCCGAGCGATGAGGCCGCCTCAATCGACGAGCCGATCCGCATCTTCAAGGCGATGATCCCGACGATCCCGCTCGTCTTGCTTTCAGCCGACGCGGCCCTGGGCGCGGCGTCGCCGCTGGCGGCGGTGGTCGGGCCGTCGAAGATCCTGGCGGCGATGCTGATCGGCGTCGCGCTCGCCGGGGCGATCGTGCCGGCCTCAATCCGTGGGCTTGCGGCCTCGTTCTTCGAGGGGGCGGGCTACGCTTACACGCACGTGATCTCGCTGATCGTGGCGGCGTCGACGTTCGCCGAGGGGGTCCGTCAGAGCGGGCTGATCGAGTTGATGGTGCAGGCGCTGGCGAACTGGCCGACGCTCGCGGTGGTCGCCACCACGGTGATCCCTTGGAGCCTCGGCGTCGTCTCGGGGAGCGGCATCGCGCCGGCCGTGGCGATCATGGATTTCTTGGTCCCGGCGGCCGACGGCCTGGGCCTCGATCCGGTTCGGCTGGGGACGCTGGCGGCGCTCGGCGCCCACTTCGGCAGGACGATGAGCCCGGCCGCCGCGGTGGTCGCGATGTGCTCGCGGCTCGCCGACGAGCGGCCGTCGGAGCTGATCCGCCACGTCGCCTTCCCGCTCCTTTTCGGAATGGCCGTGATGATCGCCGTCAGCCTGCTGGGGATCGTCTGA
- a CDS encoding YajQ family cyclic di-GMP-binding protein, whose product MADNHSFDAVSEINHSEMHNAVVQAQHECAVRYDFKGTRASIEFNKKDATLKIEADHKGQLETVIEVLKEKMARRGVPVNALIRGTVEDATHDTVRETLTLHSGIDSDDARKIVKDIKQLKLKVQAQIMDDKVRVTGKKLDELQQVMSYLKENGPKYPLQFVNLT is encoded by the coding sequence GTGGCCGACAATCATTCGTTCGACGCGGTCAGCGAGATCAATCACAGCGAGATGCACAACGCGGTCGTGCAGGCGCAGCACGAGTGCGCCGTGCGGTACGACTTCAAGGGGACGAGAGCCTCGATCGAGTTCAACAAGAAGGATGCGACGCTGAAGATCGAGGCCGATCACAAGGGCCAGCTTGAGACGGTGATCGAGGTCTTGAAGGAAAAGATGGCCAGGCGCGGCGTCCCCGTGAACGCGCTGATCCGCGGCACGGTCGAGGACGCCACGCACGACACCGTTCGCGAGACGCTCACCCTGCACAGCGGGATCGACAGCGACGACGCCCGCAAAATCGTCAAAGACATCAAACAGCTCAAACTCAAGGTTCAAGCCCAGATCATGGACGACAAGGTCCGCGTGACCGGCAAAAAGCTCGACGAGCTTCAGCAGGTGATGTCGTACCTCAAGGAGAACGGGCCGAAGTACCCGCTCCAATTCGTCAACTTGACCTGA
- a CDS encoding HEPN domain-containing protein, whose translation MNRLDLQQLAEDRIADAQALLDAGRWSAAYYLAGYAVECALKACVAKQTNLHDFPDKDRTHRAYTHSLVGLVTLALLNEDLHTTQRDANPSLYRYWQFVKDWSEQARYEQLSEDKARRLFLAITDSDSGVLPWIKKNW comes from the coding sequence ATGAACAGACTTGACCTACAGCAACTTGCGGAAGACCGGATCGCCGACGCGCAGGCGCTGCTCGACGCCGGCCGCTGGTCAGCCGCCTACTACCTGGCGGGGTATGCCGTCGAGTGCGCGCTCAAGGCGTGCGTGGCCAAGCAAACGAATCTGCACGATTTCCCCGACAAGGACAGGACCCACCGCGCCTACACTCACAGCCTCGTCGGGTTGGTGACGCTTGCCTTGCTGAACGAAGACCTTCACACGACGCAACGCGATGCAAACCCCAGTCTTTACAGGTATTGGCAGTTTGTGAAAGACTGGAGTGAACAAGCGAGGTACGAGCAATTGAGTGAGGACAAAGCGAGAAGGCTCTTTCTCGCCATCACCGACTCGGACAGCGGGGTACTCCCATGGATCAAAAAAAACTGGTAA
- a CDS encoding SDR family oxidoreductase, whose amino-acid sequence MRVFVTGATGFVGSAVVQELIGAGHKVLGLTRSDEGAASLATVGAEVHRGDIEDLESLRRGAAMSEGVIHTAFNHDFSKFKENCEADRRAIEALGGALAGSNRPLIVTSGLFATPGRLMTEDDAPPSNSAFPRVSEQTAMPMVSLGVRVSVVRLPQVHDTVKQGLVTYAIALAREKGVSAYVGDGLNRWPAVHLLDAAPLYRLALEKGSAGARYHAVAEEGVPVREIAEAIGRGLKIPVVSRSPEEASGHFGWLGGFAGMDGPASSALTQQRLGWRPTQKPGLIDDLDQMRYFRD is encoded by the coding sequence ATGCGTGTTTTCGTGACTGGAGCCACCGGTTTTGTCGGCTCGGCCGTCGTTCAGGAACTCATCGGCGCGGGGCACAAGGTGCTCGGGCTCACTCGTTCGGATGAGGGTGCCGCGTCTCTCGCCACCGTCGGGGCCGAAGTGCATCGAGGAGATATTGAGGACCTGGAAAGCCTGCGGAGGGGGGCGGCCATGTCGGAGGGAGTGATTCACACCGCCTTCAACCACGACTTCTCGAAATTCAAAGAGAACTGCGAGGCGGACAGGCGTGCGATTGAGGCCCTCGGCGGCGCGCTCGCGGGCTCGAACCGCCCTCTGATCGTCACCTCCGGGCTGTTCGCCACACCAGGCCGCCTCATGACAGAGGACGATGCGCCTCCTTCCAACTCTGCGTTTCCCCGCGTTTCAGAGCAGACGGCGATGCCGATGGTGTCGCTGGGTGTGCGCGTGTCGGTGGTGCGCCTGCCGCAGGTCCATGACACGGTCAAGCAAGGCCTCGTCACTTACGCGATCGCCCTGGCTCGCGAGAAGGGCGTCTCGGCTTATGTCGGCGACGGGCTCAACCGGTGGCCCGCAGTTCACCTTCTCGACGCCGCGCCCCTCTACAGGCTGGCGCTTGAGAAGGGATCTGCCGGGGCGAGGTATCACGCGGTCGCCGAAGAGGGTGTGCCCGTTCGAGAGATCGCGGAAGCAATCGGCCGGGGCTTGAAGATTCCGGTCGTCTCCAGGTCCCCCGAGGAGGCTTCCGGTCATTTTGGCTGGCTCGGGGGCTTCGCTGGGATGGACGGTCCGGCTTCAAGCGCCCTGACCCAGCAACGGCTGGGATGGAGGCCGACACAGAAGCCTGGGCTCATCGACGATCTCGACCAGATGCGCTATTTCAGAGATTGA
- a CDS encoding AraC family transcriptional regulator has translation MDPLSGVLSLLKPRNSMCGGFDVGGDWSFQFPQHEGIKCYAVVSGQCRLSVEGVPEAVHLKAGDCFLLPLGRPFRLASDLTLPPVDFKTILSRPLNGGVASWNGGGDVFAVGGFFGLEGQHAGILLGMLPPIVHIKKESDKSALRWSMERMMQELRDPQPGGFLVVQHLALMMLVQALRAHLAEGLRGSVGWLFALADQQMSVAIHSMHDDPAHPWTLQELARRVGMSRSSFAQKFKESVGATPIDYLTRWRMLLAGDRLANSSDSISVISLSLGYESDSAFSTAFKRVMGCSPRQYSRGRNSVSASH, from the coding sequence ATGGACCCGCTCTCAGGCGTGCTGTCGCTTCTGAAACCACGCAACTCGATGTGTGGGGGCTTCGATGTGGGTGGAGACTGGTCATTCCAGTTTCCCCAGCACGAAGGCATCAAATGCTACGCCGTGGTTTCCGGCCAATGCCGGCTTTCCGTGGAGGGGGTTCCCGAAGCGGTGCACCTGAAGGCGGGAGATTGCTTCCTGCTGCCGCTGGGACGGCCTTTCCGCCTTGCGAGCGACCTGACCTTGCCGCCCGTCGACTTCAAGACGATTCTTTCGAGACCGCTGAATGGCGGCGTCGCCTCCTGGAATGGAGGAGGCGACGTCTTTGCTGTCGGTGGCTTCTTCGGCCTTGAAGGCCAACACGCCGGCATCCTGCTGGGAATGCTCCCGCCGATCGTGCATATCAAAAAAGAATCGGATAAGTCGGCGTTGCGTTGGTCCATGGAGCGGATGATGCAGGAGCTGCGCGACCCGCAGCCGGGCGGGTTTCTGGTCGTGCAACACCTCGCCCTCATGATGCTGGTCCAGGCCCTGCGGGCGCATCTTGCGGAAGGGTTGAGAGGGAGCGTTGGCTGGCTCTTCGCGCTGGCAGATCAACAAATGAGCGTGGCAATCCACTCGATGCACGACGATCCCGCGCATCCTTGGACCTTGCAGGAGCTGGCTCGACGCGTCGGGATGTCGCGATCGAGCTTCGCCCAGAAATTCAAGGAATCCGTTGGTGCGACGCCCATTGATTACCTGACGCGCTGGCGAATGCTCCTGGCCGGGGACCGGCTGGCGAACTCCAGCGATTCCATTTCGGTCATCTCACTCTCGCTCGGCTACGAATCCGACAGCGCCTTCAGCACCGCGTTCAAGAGGGTTATGGGCTGTTCACCGCGGCAATACAGCCGTGGCCGGAATTCGGTTTCCGCTTCGCATTAG